In a genomic window of Vigna angularis cultivar LongXiaoDou No.4 chromosome 6, ASM1680809v1, whole genome shotgun sequence:
- the LOC108341634 gene encoding probable F-box protein At4g22030, with amino-acid sequence MASLQISSMYLSSFSFKTKHVAVSKFRPMPLLLPKMSFQETNCEENVKPKTLYDESIRNLDTPNNNNKVTTTTKFLAILELVTDRIEMHHNVGEQRDNWNILLLNSINMITLSAATMSGLAATCPGSGAPLLALKLSSTLLFCAATGLVLVMNKIQPSQLAEEQRNATRLFKCLQRKMEGTVALGSPSEEDVNDVIEKVLALDRAYPLPLLGAMLEKFPEKFEPVVWWPRPNKILQSHKGKAKREKMEEELMNGWSEELEMELREVVEVAKRKDFEDYERLGNMVLKISKSLAMLGPLLMGIATIGSVFVDNIGWWSWTYLVTLLAGSLAAVVNSFEHGCQVGMVFEMYRFCGGFFRLLEETVETTLEEKDMEKRENGEVFENMVAMQLGRSGFQLRELASKSASCRREGIAIDEFASKLF; translated from the coding sequence ATGGCCTCCTTACAAATCTCATCTAtgtatctttcttctttttccttcaaGACAAAACATGTTGCTGTGTCCAAATTCAGACCAATGCCTTTGTTACTTCCAAAGATGTCATTTCAGGAAACCAACTGTGAAGAGAACGTCAAACCAAAAACATTGTACGATGAAAGTATACGTAATCTTGATACtcccaacaacaacaataaggtCACCACCACCACTAAATTCCTTGCAATTTTAGAGTTGGTAACCGACAGGATAGAAATGCACCACAACGTTGGGGAGCAACGTGACAATTGGAACATCCTTCTTTTGAACTCCATCAACATGATTACTCTCTCAGCCGCAACCATGTCTGGTCTTGCTGCCACGTGTCCAGGTTCAGGTGCACCGTTGCTGGCTCTTAAACTATCTTCCACGCTCTTGTTTTGTGCTGCCACAGGGTTAGTACTCGTGATGAACAAGATCCAACCCTCACAGCTCGCCGAGGAACAACGAAACGCGACGAGACTGTTTAAGTGCCTGCAGAGAAAAATGGAAGGCACCGTTGCTCTTGGAAGTCCTTCGGAGGAAGATGTGAACGATGTGATAGAGAAGGTTTTGGCTCTTGATAGAGCTTACCCACTTCCCCTTTTGGGAGCTATGCTTGAGAAATTCCCTGAAAAGTTTGAGCCTGTTGTCTGGTGGCCTAGGCCTAATAAGATTTTACAATCCCACAAAGGAAAGGCAAAGAGagagaagatggaagaagagTTAATGAATGGATGGAGTGAAGAACTAGAAATGGAACTGAGGGAGGTTGTTGAAGTGgcaaagagaaaagattttGAGGACTATGAAAGGTTAGGAAACATGGTGTTGAAGATCAGCAAGAGTTTGGCCATGTTAGGGCCTTTGCTCATGGGCATTGCAACAATTGGGTCAGTGTTTGTGGACAATATAGGGTGGTGGTCTTGGACATATTTGGTGACCCTTTTGGCGGGGTCTCTGGCTGCTGTAGTTAACTCATTTGAGCATGGATGTCAAGTGGGAATGGTGTTTGAAATGTACAGATTCTGTGGAGGGTTTTTTCGTTTGTTGGAAGAAACTGTTGAGACAACACTAGAAGAGAAAGATATGGAGAAAAGGGAAAATGGTGAAGTGTTTGAGAACATGGTGGCTATGCAATTGGGAAGAAGCGGGTTTCAGCTGAGAGAGCTTGCCTCCAAGTCTGCTTCATGTCGTAGGGAAGGAATTGCCATAGATGAATTTGCTAGCAAGCTCTTCTAG
- the LOC108342568 gene encoding chaperonin-like RBCX protein 1, chloroplastic isoform X1 has translation MESSATLPLSQLPFVYPATPRSNKAYPFWPCKRRSSLPTRLRCNKMYVPDAGFGEASPEAKAAKHLHNFFTYVAVKIVAAQLESYNPEAYEELIEFLGRHSLNDGDKFCAAMFRESSRHKNLALRIMEVRSAYCKNDFEWDNLKRLALKMVTESNTRLMTEYVLETSHVESEK, from the exons ATGGAATCTTCTGCAACTCTACCTCTTTCTCAGCTTCCTTTTGTGTACCCTGCAACACCCAGGAGTAACAAAGCTTACCCCTTTTGGCCTTGCAAGCGAAGAAGCTCGCTGCCAACACGCTTACGCTGCAACAAGATGTATGTACCAG ATGCAGGATTTGGAGAAGCATCACCAGAAGCAAAGGCGGCTAAACACCTCCACAATTTCTTCACCTACGTAGCTGTGAAGATTGTTGCTGCTCAACTTGAG AGCTACAATCCTGAGGCATATGAGGAGCTGATTGAATTTCTTGGTAGACACTCGTTGAATGATGGTGACAAGTTTTGTGCCGCCATGTTCAGAGAATCATCAAGACATAAGAACTTAG CCCTACGCATAATGGAG GTGAGATCAGCATACTgcaaaaatgattttgaatggGACAACTTGAAGCGCCTAGCCCTCAAG ATGGTCACAGAATCTAACACGAGGCTCATGACGGAATATGTCTTAGAAACCAGTCATGTTGAAAGTGAGAAGTGA
- the LOC128197402 gene encoding uncharacterized protein LOC128197402, with the protein MQAFEEVLLTVDHRFCVRHLYANFRKKFPSKQLKRMMWKAATATHPQAWETEMRNIKEVNLEAFKYLIKIPPRYWSRSRFTTNAKCDTLVNNMSEAFNSVMLHTRSKPIITMLEDIRLYLMNRWATNRTKIASLSGVICPKIKSRLNKESRLTKFWIPSWSALQLFEVRHVSQVGDKFIVDIDKVECTCRKWAISGIPCCHALAVMKFLNLDADDFIPVCFRKSTYQEIYSSIVYPVNGQNMWEITPYNDVLPPKKRILPGRPKKKRRLQEWELVKDDTRMRKGGMHKRCGICKEVGHNRTSCQKSTQDGELNPDQTQQSNPTNEENIPSSNQP; encoded by the exons ATGCAAGCTTTTGAAGAGGTGCTCCTTACAGTTGATCATCGGTTTTGTGTTAGGCACCTGTACGCAAATTTCAGGAAAAAATTCCCTTCAAAGCAGCTAAAGCGGATGATGTGGAAGGCAGCTACAGCAACTCATCCACAAGCCTGGGAAACCGAAATGAGAAATATAAAGGAAGTCAATCTCGAGGCATTCAAATACCTTATAAAAATTCCTCCAAG ATACTGGTCACGATCAAGGTTTACGACCAATGCTAAGTGTGATACTTTGGTAAACAACATGTCAGAGGCATTCAACAGTGTAATGCTGCATACAAGGTCAAAGCCAATCATAACCATGTTGGAGGATATCCGCCTTTACTTGATGAACAGATGGGCAACAAACCGAACAAAAATAGCCTCATTGTCTGGGGTGATTTGTCCAAAAATCAAGAGTAGACTTAATAAGGAGTCCCGGCTAACCAAATTTTGGATTCCAAG CTGGTCAGCACTGCAGTTGTTTGAAGTTCGTCATGTGTCCCAAGTTGGTGACAAGTTTATAGTTGATATAGACAAAGTTGAATGCACATGCAGGAAATGGGCTATCTCGGGCATTCCATGCTGTCATGCGTTGGCTGTTATGAAGTTTCTGAATTTAGATGCAGATGATTTCATCCCTGTTTGTTTTAGGAAGTCAACATACCAAGAAATCTACTCTTCCATTGTGTATCCAGTTAATGGTCAGAATATGTGGGAAATTACCCCATATAATGATGTGCTCCCTCCAAAAAAGAGAATATTGCCAGGGAGGcctaagaagaaaagaaggttgCAGGAATGGGAGTTAGTCAAGGACGACACAAGAATGAGGAAGGGTGGCATGCATAAAAGATGTGGCATTTGTAAGGAGGTGGGTCACAACAGAACTTCTTGCCAGAAATCAACCCAAGATGGTGAACTGAACCCTGACCAAACACAACAAAGCAACCcaacaaatgaagaaaacataCCATCATCAAATCAGCCTTAA
- the LOC108342568 gene encoding chaperonin-like RBCX protein 1, chloroplastic isoform X2, with amino-acid sequence MESSATLPLSQLPFVYPATPRSNKAYPFWPCKRRSSLPTRLRCNKMYVPGFGEASPEAKAAKHLHNFFTYVAVKIVAAQLESYNPEAYEELIEFLGRHSLNDGDKFCAAMFRESSRHKNLALRIMEVRSAYCKNDFEWDNLKRLALKMVTESNTRLMTEYVLETSHVESEK; translated from the exons ATGGAATCTTCTGCAACTCTACCTCTTTCTCAGCTTCCTTTTGTGTACCCTGCAACACCCAGGAGTAACAAAGCTTACCCCTTTTGGCCTTGCAAGCGAAGAAGCTCGCTGCCAACACGCTTACGCTGCAACAAGATGTATGTACCAG GATTTGGAGAAGCATCACCAGAAGCAAAGGCGGCTAAACACCTCCACAATTTCTTCACCTACGTAGCTGTGAAGATTGTTGCTGCTCAACTTGAG AGCTACAATCCTGAGGCATATGAGGAGCTGATTGAATTTCTTGGTAGACACTCGTTGAATGATGGTGACAAGTTTTGTGCCGCCATGTTCAGAGAATCATCAAGACATAAGAACTTAG CCCTACGCATAATGGAG GTGAGATCAGCATACTgcaaaaatgattttgaatggGACAACTTGAAGCGCCTAGCCCTCAAG ATGGTCACAGAATCTAACACGAGGCTCATGACGGAATATGTCTTAGAAACCAGTCATGTTGAAAGTGAGAAGTGA
- the LOC108341633 gene encoding lysine-specific demethylase JMJ26, whose translation MKQKKSKDHTEYKANFSSPAKSSEIQYLSNEQYLSKFPKSGEIPRCSRCFGSSKRRKDAETSFKECHQCRKKERTSFVPCTKCPKMYCLWCIKRWYPNLTVSDISHECPFCRKNCNCGVCLRSRGTIKTSNSSITDYERVQHLQYMINLLIPFIQQICEEQSQELEIEAKIQEKSSAEIEIPQTSCENERIYCDHCAISFTDLYRSCPECSFEICLNCCKEIRNGSISPRCNMKFQYVNRGCDYMHGGDPLPMCSNFGILRGHSKIFSKWEANSDGSIRCAPKEMGGCGGPVMELKRIFSNGWISELEAKARNMLKGFSKTEQTVLQKEAISGCNSKIRAAFRDGLLLFQQHWTQGKPIIVRDVLKQGTGLSWEPMVTLRALCENVVPGISSNTTELKAIDCLSCCEVEINARTFFKGYTQGRAYENLWPEMLKLKDWPPSDKFDDLLPRHCDEFIRCLPFQEYCDPRVGILNLAVKLPSHVLKPDLGPKTYIAYGIKEELGRGDSVTKLHCDMSDAVNILIHTTEVTLSDEQNSVIPKLKKAHIAQDEKEGRARERVDEWLNEGLCKDNREEYKSAVSKESGGALWDIFRREDTEKLEAYLRKHSNEFRHTYCSGVEEVVHPIHDQCFYLTLEHKKNLKKEFGVEPWTFEQQLGEAVFIPAGCAHQVRNLKSCTKVAVDFVSPENVHMCLHLTEEFRCLPKNHKAREDKLEMQKMIVYAVDSAVKELEHYVLD comes from the exons atgaaacaaaagaagTCAAAGGATCATACCGAGTATAAGGCCAACTTCTCAAGTCCTGCAAAATCCTCTGAAATTCAATATTTATCTAATGAGCAATATTTATCTAAGTTTCCAAAATCAGGAGAAATCCCAAGATGCTCAAGATGTTTTGGAAGTTCAAAAAGGAGAAAG GATGCAGAGACAAGTTTTAAAGAGTGTCATCAGTGTaggaaaaaggaaagaacaTCATTCGTACCTTGTACTAAATGTCCGAAAATGTATTGTTTGTGGTGCATCAAGAGATG GTATCCCAATCTTACAGTATCAGACATTTCACACGAGTGTCCCTTTTGCCGAAAGAATTGCAATTGCGGTGTTTGCTTACGCTCAAGAGGAACCATTAAG ACATCTAACAGCAGCATCACAGACTACGAAAGGGTTCAGCATCTTCAATACATGATTAACTTACTCATTCCATTTATACAACAAATTTGTGAAGAACAAAGTCAAGAGCTGGAGATTGAAGCTAAAATACAAG AAAAATCAAGTGCTGAGATTGAGATACCACAGACATCTTGTGAGAATGAACGTATCTATTG TGACCATTGTGCTATTTCATTTACTGATCTTTATCGAAGCTGCCCCGAGTGTTCCTTTGAAATCTGCCTTAACTGTTGCAAAGAAATACGCAATGGAAGTATATCACCGCGGTGTAATATGAAGTTTCAGTATGTGAACAGGGGGTGTGATTATATGCATGGTGGTGATCCATTACCAATGTGTAGTAATTTTGGGATTTTAAGAGGTCATTCTAAGATATTTAGCAAATGGGAGGCCAACAGTGATGGAAGTATTAGATGTGCACCAAAGGAAATGGGGGGCTGTGGTGGCCCTGTGATGGAGCTGAAGCGTATTTTTTCAAATGGGTGGATATCAGAATTGGAAGCCAAAGCTCGTAACATGCTAAAAGGCTTTTCCAAAACTGAACAAACAGTTCTTCAGAAAGAAGCAATATCAGGTTGCAATTCTAAGATAAGAGCAGCTTTTAGAGATG GACTGCTTCTCTTCCAACAACATTGGACTCAAGGGAAACCAATCATAGTTCGTGATGTTCTTAAGCAGGGTACAGGTCTTAGTTGGGAGCCAATGGTCACATTGCGAGCCCTATGTGAAAACGTGGTTCCAGGAATCAGCTCAAATACTACTGAATTGAAGGCCATCGATTGTCTTTCTTGTTGTGAG GTAGAAATCAATGCTCGTACATTCTTCAAGGGTTATACCCAAGGAAGAGCATATGAAAATCTCTGGCCCGAGATGCTGAAGTTAAAAGACTGGCCTCCCTCTGACAAGTTTGATGATCTTTTGCCTCGCCATTGTGACGAGTTTATCCGCTGCTTGCCATTTCAAGAGTATTGTGATCCTCGAGTTGGGATACTCAACCTTGCTGTAAAGTTGCCATCTCATGTTCTAAAGCCAGACCTTGGTCCAAAAACATATATTGCTTATGGGATTAAAGAGGAACTTGGCAGGGGAGATTCAGTAACAAAACTTCACTGTGATATGTCTGATGCT GTGAATATTTTGATCCACACGACTGAGGTAACATTGAGTGATGAACAAAATTCTGTTATTCCAAAACTGAAAAAAGCACACATTGCCCAAGATGAGAAAGAGGGACGTGCTCGAGAAAGGGTCGATGAATGGCTGAATGAAGGACTTTGCAAAGACAACAGAGAAGAATATAAGAGTGCTGTTTCTAAAGAATCAGGTGGTGCTCTTTGGGACATCTTTCGGAGAGAGGATACTGAAAAGTTAGAAGCATATCTAAGAAAGCACTCTAACGAATTTAGGCATACTTATTGCTCTGGAGTTGAAGAG GTTGTCCATCCAATTCATGACCAATGCTTTTACCTGACTTTGGAACACAAGAAGAATCTGAAGAAGGAGTTTG GTGTAGAACCTTGGACTTTTGAGCAACAACTTGGGGAGGCAGTATTTATTCCTGCTGGATGTGCACACCAAGTCAGGAATCTTAAG TCATGCACAAAAGTTGCTGTAGATTTTGTGTCCCCAGAAAATGTTCATATGTGCCTGCATTTAACTGAAGAGTTCCGTTGTCTTCCCAAGAATCACAAGGCCAGAGAAGATAAACTTGAG ATGCAGAAAATGATAGTCTATGCTGTTGACAGTGCTGTCAAAGAATTAGAGCATTACGTTCTTGATTGA
- the LOC108342389 gene encoding chitin elicitor receptor kinase 1: MTTKPKPHHLFLLLIQFLISTSVKADCDSGCNLALASYYIPEDTNLTFISNLFGKPTSEILKYNPSVKDSNVIHSQTRINVPFSCDCLNGQFLGHTFSYRIQHGDTYTLVADTTFSNLTTEDWVRRVNSYPSSHIPDNVNINVTINCSCGNRHVSKHYGLFLTYPLRLGDDLQGFGAESGVPAELLARYNPTSNFSSGSGLVFVPAKDENGNFPPMKLRSGISGGAIAGISVGGAAGVLMLALVLYVGLHRRRKVAEVSLLTVPGASEDHCSPLYHGLGSSLDKASESSVVASPRMTGITVDKSVEFSYGELDKATDGFSVANIIGQGGFGSVYYAELRNEKAAIKKMDMQASNEFLAELKVLTHVHHLNLVRLIGYCVEGSLFLVYEYIENGNLSQHLRGSGRDPLTWGARVQIALDAARGLEYIHEHTVPVYIHRDIKSANILIDKNFRAKVADFGLTKLTEYGSSSLHTRLVGTFGYMPPEYAQYGDVSSKVDVYAFGVVLYELISGKEAIVKTNDPEGESKGLVALFEEVLGLSDPKEDLRQLVDPRLGDNYPLDSVFKVSQLAKACTHENPQLRPSMRSIVVALMTLSSATEDWDVGSFYENQALVHLMSGR; the protein is encoded by the exons ATGACTACAAAACCAAAGCCACACCatcttttccttctcttaatTCAGTTCTTAATTTCCACAAGTGTCAAAGCTGACTGTGATTCTGGTTGCAACCTTGCTCTAGCTTCCTACTACATACCGGAGGACACCAACCTCACATTCATCAGCAATCTTTTTGGAAAGCCCACATCGGAGATTCTCAAGTACAACCCAAGCGTCAAAGACTCCAACGTCATTCACAGCCAAACGCGGATCAACGTCCCGTTCTCCTGCGACTGCTTAAACGGGCAGTTTTTGGGGCACACTTTCTCCTACCGGATCCAACACGGGGACACCTACACGCTTGTTGCGGATACCACTTTCTCCAACCTCACAACCGAGGATTGGGTGAGAAGGGTCAACAGTTACCCGTCCAGTCATATTCCCGACAACGTCAACATCAACGTCACCATCAACTGCTCCTGCGGAAACCGACACGTGTCCAAGCATTATGGGCTGTTTTTGACGTACCCGCTTCGGTTGGGTGATGACTTGCAAGGGTTTGGGGCGGAATCCGGTGTGCCGGCGGAGCTGCTGGCACGCTACAACCCCACCTCAAATTTCAGTTCTGGGAGTGGACTCGTGTTCGTGCCGGCTAAAG ATGAAAATGGAAACTTTCCACCTATGAAGCTGAg ATCAG GAATATCTGGTGGAGCCATTGCTGGCATATCGGTTGGAGGAGCTGCTGGGGTCTTAATGTTGGCACTTGTTCTATATGTTGGACTacacagaagaagaaaagtggCTGAGGTATCCCTTCTCACAGTCCCAGGAGCATCTGAAGATCACTGTAGTCCACTCTATCATG GTTTGGGAAGCAGCTTGGACAAGGCATCGGAATCTTCTGTTGTTGCTTCTCCAAGGATGACAGGGATTACAGTGGACAAGTCAGTGGAGTTCTCATATGGGGAGCTAGACAAGGCCACTGATGGCTTTAGTGTGGCTAATATAATTGGTCAAGGTGGCTTTGGATCTGTTTACTATGCTGAGCTTCGGAATGAG AAAGCCGCAATTAAAAAGATGGATATGCAAGCATCAAATGAATTCCTTGCAGAACTCAAGGTTCTAACGCATGTCCATCACTTGAACCTG GTGCGGTTAATAGGATATTGTGTTGAGGGCTCCTTATTTCTGGTTTATGAGTATATTGAGAACGGCAATTTAAGCCAACATTTGCGAGGCTCAG GGAGGGATCCGTTAACATGGGGAGCTAGAGTGCAAATTGCTCTTGATGCAGCAAGAGGATTGGAATACATCCATGAGCATACAGTTCCTGTCTACATCCACAGAGATATTAAATCAGCAAACATCTTGATAGACAAAAACTTTCGTGCAAAG GTTGCAGATTTCGGTCTCACAAAATTGACTGAGTATGGTAGTTCTTCATTACACACGCGTCTTGTGGGTACCTTTGGTTATATGCCTCCAGA ATATGCACAATATGGCGATGTTTCCTCGAAAGTAGACGTATATGCTTTCGGAGTTGTTCTATATGAACTCATCTCAGGCAAGGAAGCTATTGTCAAGACAAACGATCCTGAGGGTGAATCAAAAGGACTGGTCGCCTTG TTTGAAGAAGTTCTTGGTCTCTCAGATCCAAAAGAAGATCTTCGTCAACTTGTTGACCCTAGACTTGGTGATAACTACCCTCTTGACTCTGTATTTAAG GTGTCTCAGCTTGCGAAAGCATGTACACATGAAAACCCGCAACTTAGGCCAAGCATGAGATCAATTGTTGTTGCCTTAATGACACTTTCATCTGCAACTGAGGATTGGGATGTTGGTTCCTTCTATGAAAACCAAGCTTTAGTGCACCTTATGTCTGGAAGGTAG